The genomic DNA CTTTGCCATCTTTTTCTAAAACTGTAAGTACGCGAACGCTTTGTTCGTAATGCTTGAATGTTTTCGCGGGTTCGAATTCCCTTATTGCTTCGTCGAGTGCCTCTTCACCCGCATGCCCGAAGGGTGGGTGTCCCACATCATGGCCCAATGCAATTGCTTCTGTAAGGTCTTCATTGATTCGTAAGGCTCGTGCAATCGTTCGCGCGATTTGCGCGACTTCCAAAGTGTGTGTAAGGCGCGTACGATAATGGTCTCCCGACGGATCTATAAAAACTTGCGTTTTGTGTTTCAATCTACGGAAAGATTTGCAATGCAAAATTCTGTCCCTGTCTTGTTGAAAGCATGTGCGAACAGGGTCGGGTTTTTCTTCACGAGCGCGTCCCGCTGAAGCGCATGCGAGTTTTGCGTAGGGAGAAAGTAATTCCCTTTCGAGTGCTTCAGTTCTCTCGCGTATCTGTGTGGGCATGGATTGTGCTCCATGAATCCTCTTTCGGAAATGGGGGGGAAATTCTTTCACGAGTCGAGAGCACGTTTTCGTAAACTTCGAGAACGCTCTCAGCCATATCACGGAATGTCCATCGTCGCGAGGATTTTCGGGCATTCGTTGAAATTCGTCCCCAAAGGGCAGGATTGGAGAGAAGCATAAGAACAGAATTCGCAAACTCATGGGACTCATTATCTACAGCGAAGCCGGTTTCTCCGTTTTCGAGCATAACGCTTGCCCCCCCTCCTTTTACGGCGACCACAGGAAGCGCGTAAGAAAGCGCTTCGCCGATAACTAATCCTTGTGTTTCCGTCGTGCTCGGGAAAACGAAAACATCGGCTGCTGCATAATAGTTATCAACTTTCGAACGCGGGACTGCACCGGTGAAAACGACGTAATCGCCGATTCCGATTTGGCGCACCGTTCTCTTGCAATTTTCCATGTCTGGACCGTCTCCCACGAGCCACAATTGCACGTCTTTCCTCTCCGCAAGAATTCTCTTTAACGCTCGGAATAGAAGAATGAGATTTTTTTCTGGAGCGAGACGGCCGACGTAGAGTAAAAGTTTCGCATCGCCCTTCGCTCCGATTTCCGTGCGTGCTTCTTCTCGAGGTATTTTTCTGGGTGCGGGGTTTCCTGTCGGAATAATCGAGATCGGTTTGATAACTTTATGTTTGAGTAGATTTTCTTTTGCGATTTCACTTGGAACGATGATATGCGCACATTGGTTGTAATATGAATTCGTGATGCGCGCAATTACGAATTTTACGACACGCTTCGGAACGAAAGGCACGTAGTGGGCATATTCTTCGTATAAAGTGTGATATGTGCTTACGAGCGGTATTTGCGATTGCTTTGCCCAACTTTTTCCGATGAGCCCCACCGTGAATGGCGTGTGCGTATGCACGATGTCGAATCGAAAGTGAAGGAATTCTTTTTTGAAAGGGGAGAAAGGAGGAATCGCGAGGGGATAGGATTTTGCATAGCGTGTAACGATGGAACGGAATCGAATGACATTCGGGTCTTTTTCAGTGTAGTTGGGATAGGAAGAGGTAAACACGTGGACGGAATGCCCTATTTTCCGCAGTTCCTCGATAAGCCCTTCGATGCTTACCGATACCCCGTTGATGATCGGTGAAAAACTGTCGGAGAATATTGCAATTCGCAAGGCTCACTCCGGATGTCTGCCATGTTTTTCTACGAATTCTACGATTCCAGATAGTCGGAACCTTCTTTGATTTCCCGCCGTTCGGTGATGCTTCAGCCAATTCCGGTTCGTATACCGCCTTACGGTGGCAGGGCAAACACCTAATAGGCGCGCGGTTTCTTCTAAAGTGAGTTCGGGGTCAATTAAATTGCGAATTAGTTCTTCGCGGGATTCTTTGAATCGCGTCGAATAATACTTTTGTGTGATGTTATCATCGAAAAGTTGAGAAAGAAATTTGAGATTTTTCGGCGCTTGCTGAATAATTTTTTCGAGGTCGGAGGAAATAGGTACGGATTCCACGGGCGTTCTTCGCTTGCGAGGTCGTGGAGCTTGCATTTGCCCTTTTTTTTCTGCTGATGGTTTCTTTTGAGGAGCGGGTGGTGGCGAAATTTTTTCTGTAATTTTTTCCGCAATGGAAGGGGCTGGCTCGAGTTGCACGGCGATGGTTTCAGAATGCCGCTGTTCTTCTTTTTGAAACAAATTCTCCTTTTTGGGAGTTTGTTCTTCAGTAGGTTCTCTCAAAATTTTCGGCAGAGTGGTGATATCTTCCGGAAGGTTTTCTTCTAATTGCGTGAAAAAAGTTTTTTGGTCTTCTTCTTTCGTGATATCGAGGAACGCATTCTCGATATATTCAATCGGGTCATCGAATTTTTTTGGCATAGTCATTACCTCCGTTTTAGATGTTGCTATTATGTTAGATGTTATTTTTCGGGAGAATAAGCATGCTGTCTCCGAAACTCAAAAAACGATATTCGAGTCTAAGTGCCTCATGATAGGCTTTCATAAGAAGTTCTTTACCGCAGAATGCCGCGACTAAAAGAAGCATAGTCGTTCTCGGCATGTGAAAATTCGTAATGAGTCCATCCACGATTTTGAAAGAATAGCCCGGTGTAATCATAAGCTCTGTTACTCCTTCTCCTGATTTTATTTTTCTTTTCTTTATTGCGGCTGATTCTACCGCACGAACGGAAGTCGTTCCTACTGCGAAGATACGACCGCGGCAGTTCTCTATTTTACGCGATGTTTCTTCGGGAATCTCGTATCGCTCCCCATGCATTTTATGGTCGCAAACATCGTCGGTTCGGACAGGGCGAAAAGTGTCGATACCGATATCCAGTGTGATGGTCGCTTGCTGAACGCCTTTTTCTTCGAGCGCTTCTAAAACTCTCGGTGTAAAGTGCAAGCCCGCTGTTGGCGCAGCGGCGCTTCCCGGTTTTCGGGAATAAATCGTTTGGTAGCGTTCGGAATCTTCCAAATCGAAAAACACATAGGGTGGCAAAGGAACTTTACCGAAACTTTTCAGTTCTTCATAAGAAACTGGGGGGGAGAATTGCAGAACGCGCATTCCGTCATCTAAAATCGAATGGACTGTTGCACGAATTCCATTCGAGAATTCGATGCATGTTCCGAGTTGCAACCTTTTAGCCGGTCGTACGATGGATTCGAACAGCCCATCACCCGTTTCCCTGAGAAGCAATACTTCCACTTTCCCCCCCGTAGTTTTCCGTCCGTAAAGTCGCAGCGCAGTAACTCGCGTATCGTTGAGAATCAAAAGATCTCCTTCTTCGAGATAATTAGGAAGTTCGTAAAACAAACGATGCTCGATTACTCCGGTATTAGGATGAACAACGAGCATCTTTGCGTTATCGCGAGGTTCTAAAGGCGATTGCGCTATGGCTTCTCTTGGCAACGTATAATCGAACTCGCTTATACGCATATTCCCACCACTTGCGTGACTTCGAGTAGAGATTGGAGCGGTTTGTCTTCTACGAGAAAATGCGGCCGTTCACCATTTCTAATAATCAAACGCGCATTCCAACCTGCGTCCTTTGCCCCTAAGTAATCGTCTTCGAAGGAATCGCCGATATGGAGCGCTTCGCTCGGCGCGACATTTGCTCGATGCAATGCTTCTCGAAAAATTCCCTCATTCGGTTTTTCGATGCCGATTTCTAAAGAGGGAATGACGAAATCGAAGTATTTTCGTAACTCGAGATTATCGATAATCTTATGCAGTGAACTATCCCAATTGCTGAGCACTCCGAGTTTAAAATTCGATTTTCGCAACTGTCGCAGTGTAGGAACGACATCCGAATACAATCGAAAAACCATCCCATCGGTTGAAAAAATGTTTCTTGTGAGCCATTCGTATAATTCGCGAGATAGCGTCGGGTCTTGACCGATGGATACTAACCATTCTGCAATTTCCCCCTGCCAAAAAGCTCGAATTTCCGCAGGATCTTTGCGGAGTTCTACTTCTTCATGCTCCGCTCTTTTTAGGGAATGGATTTTTTCGAAATTTCGTTTTGCAATTTCTTTGTCTAAAAGAATTCCATGCTCTTCTGCAGCACGCAAAATCAACTCTGCAGGTTCCCAACGACTCTCGATGAGAGTTCCTGCAGCATCGAATGTAATTAACTTTATCCTCTTCTCAGCCATGCGATAAACCAAAGCACCAAAGTTAACACGATGCTCAAAAGAATCATCGTTACAATAGGAAAGTAGAAAGTGAATCCGTCTTTTTGAATCAAAATATCGCCTGGCAATCTTCCGATTCGAAACCCACTTCCCTTCGAGGCGAGCCACAAAAGAAGCCCGAAACCAGCCAAGCTCAAACCTATAAAAATCATGAACTTCGCGAATACGGCAAGTTCGTCCATGATTTTCGAGTATGGCAGAAAAGGGATAAAAGAGCAAGTTTTTACGATAATCTGGGAGATTCTCTATCGGTTCTAAGCGGTATCCTTCAAGGATATGGAACTTCAACCCGTCCGATGGGAGGGGAATTCCCTTTTCGTGCTCGACCAGCGCTTCCTTCCCGAAGAGGAGGTTTGGTTGGAATGTAAAACTTGGAAGGATGTAGCCGAAGCGATTCGCAACATGGCGGTGCGAGGTGCTCCTCTTATCGGAATTGCCGCAGCTTACGGGCTCGCATTAGCGCAACGACAAGGCGAAAACGTAAAATTTGCATACGAAGAGTTATCGAAAACTCGCCCGACTGGAGTGAACTTGGCATTCGCTTTAGAAAGAACGATAAATTCGAGCGACTTCCTCGAAGAGGCACAAAAAATCCATCGAGAGGAGCGCGAGAGAAACGAGAAAATCGGAAAACACGGTGTTACGTTACTGAAAAATCGCGGAAACATCATGACACTTTGCAATACAGGAAGTTTGGCAACGGCTGGGATAGGAACTGCTTTGGGTGTGATACGCACTGCATTTCGGATGGGCATGTTGAACGAAGCGATTGTTTTGGAGACTCGTCCAAGATTACAAGGCGCGAAACTCACCGCATGGGAATTGCAAAAAGACGAAATACCTTTTCGCATTATCACCGATGGAGCGGCTGCATACTATATGAAAACTAAAAGCGCAGAGTTAATCGTCACAGGAGCGGACTGTATCGCAGCGAATGGAGACACAGCGAATAAAATAGGGACGTATGCTCTTGCAATTCAGGCTTCGTATCATAATATCCCTTTCGTCGTGGCGGCGCCATCTTCGACGATTGATTCCCGAAAGCATTCCGGAGACGAGATTCCTATCGAAGAGCGAGGAGTAGAAGAAGTTATGAATATTTTGCATTCCTCGAAAATAAAAGGAAACGTATGGAACCCTGCATTCGATGTAACTCCAGCGCATCTCATTTCTCACATCGTTACCGAAAACGGGATTTACAGTCATCCCTATGATTTTCGGCATGTCTATTCCACACAAGGTGTATGAAAACGATTTCAGAATAATCTGAAAAAACTTTTTTAGCAAATTAAAGTGAAAACGCTGAACTCCAAAGAGTCTTCCTTCGAAAAAACTCCGGTAAAAAAGGAATTGCGTAAAAAAATGTCGCTTGGAGAGTGGTGGAGTAGGAATCAACCGAGGCTTTACGGCGTTCTTATACACTGGTTGGCGAGAATCATAGGTCTTACGATGAGAATCCGTGTTATAGGAGAGGAAAAGTTAAAAGAATATGCGGGGGGAAAAATCATCGCCGGATGGCACGGACGCACATTTTTGGCGGCGATATATTTTCGGAATCGAGGTTATTACACTTTAATCAGCCATTCCAGAGACGGAGAGATGCAATACGGGATATTTCGGCGTTTCGGTTTCAAAACCGTGCGAGGAAGCACCGGTCGAGGGGGGGCAAGGGCAGCGGTGGAGTGTGCGAAGTTATTAAGAGAGAACAATACTTTCGTGTGGACACCGGATGGACCTCGTGGTCCTTCGCAACGCGTGCAGAGAGGGATTTTATGGCTCGCGCAAAAAGGAAATGCTCTCATCTTCCCTGCGGCCTCTTCAGCAAGACCGCGCAAAATTCTTTCCAGTTGGGATAGTTACATGATCCCCTATCCGTTCAGTAAAGGAATTATTATCATCGGCAATCCGATATCTGTCTCTGATCATCTCGGAGAGGAAGGGCTTTCGGAACTGGCTGAAAAGTTAGAAAGCGAATTGAATGACTTACAGAAACAAGCAGAAACGGCGTTGGGTTATTCATGATACGCATCTTTTACAATATTTTGATGATCGTTCTTTCGCCAGTTTGGCTAGTTTGGATGGTGTATCGCACCCGAAAGCGACAACAGCAGCCGAATTGGTCGGAAAGGTGGGGCAATTATTCGATTTCTCCTGACGATACGCGCAAACGGATATGGCTTCATGCTGTTAGTGTGGGAGAGGTGATGGCGGCGAAACCGATTTTGAAAGAACTGCGAGCGTTGCTCCCAGACGTTCGAATCGTCGTAACGTGCACGACGAGCACGGGTTATGGAGTTGCACGGTCCTTGTTGGGAATGGAGGCGGATTATTTATTTTATTTTCCTTTAGATCTGCCGAGTGCTTGCAAACGTGCGATGGCGAGTGTATCTCCTTCCGTGGTCGTGATTATGGAAACGGAATTGTGGCTCAACTTCGTTTGGGCTGCGAAAAAATTTCTGGCTAAGGTATGTATTGCAAACGGAAGAATGTCAGAAAAAAGTTTTCGCAAAGCCTCGCGCATTTCGTTCTATTATAGAAGTGTGTTTTCGTACATAGATGCTTGCTTCGTACAGACAGAAGGAGACGCAGAAAGATTTAGCAAACTGGGGGGGAAAAACATACGGGTTCTCGGAAACTCCAAATATGACGAGGCATCGAGGATAGAAACTAAAAGAGATTGGCGAAAAGAAATCCATCTAAGCCCTTCGGAGAGATGGATCGTAGTCGGGAGCGTGAGAGGAGAATACGAAGAGGATTTCGTTTTGGAGGCATTGCGCGGTATCGAAGCACGCATTCTTTTCGCTCCTCGTCATATCGAAAGAGCGGAAGAAATTTTGAATAAAGCGCAGAAAATGGGATTTCGAACGGGAAGGCGTTCGCGGGGCGAAAACGAAGCGCAATTTTTGGTTTTGGATACTTTCGGTGAACTTGCATCTACCTATTGGCAAGCCGACCTTGCAATTATCGGAGGAGGTTTCGATAAACTGGGTGGTCAAAATATCATCCAGCCCATGGCAGCAGGGTGCCCTGTTGTGTGTGGTCCGCATATGGATAATTTTAGGGAAGCATTCGAAGAAGGAATGGAAGCTGGGGCTTTGAAAGTCGCCCATACTTCGCGTGAACTACGGGAAATTGTCGAAACTCTTCTCGATGATGCAAAACTTCGGGAGGATATGGGCTCTCAGGGGAAAGCGTTGGTCGAACGGCATCGAAACGCTGCTAAAAGATACGCTCTTGCAATTGCGGAATTGGTGAGTGTGTATCATAAAGAAATCGAACCGAATTATCCGACTGTAGGAGCATCGAAGGACGCAGGATAGCGATATGCAAGAACACAACAGTTTCCCTTTGCTTGAAACTATAACGAAACCATTGGATTTACACAAACTCACTCGGCAACAATTGCATGAAATTTGCACGGAAATACGGCGCGCCCTCGTCGAAAACGTTTGCAGAACGGGGGGGCATTTCGCCAGCAATTTAGGAACCGTTGAACTGACCGTAGCCTTATATGCCACCTTTCGCCTTCCTCCCGATATAGTCTGTTGGGATACGGGTCATCAGGCTTATCCTCATAAGATGCTAACAGGGCGATTATCGAAATTCGGAACGCTGAGACAATACGGGGGGCTGAGCGGTTTTCTTCGAATGTCAGAAAGCGAATACGACCATTGGGGTGCAGGGCATGCGTGCACTGCGCTCTCTGCGGCACTCGGCTATGCCGTGGCAAGGGACAAAAAAGGAACGGACGAAAAAGTCGTTGCCATCGTCGGAGACGCCGCTCTTACGGGGGGGATGAGTTGGGAAGCGTTGAATAATGCCGCGCTTTTGGAAACGGATATTTGTGTAGTTCTCAATGATAATAAGATGTCCATAGCGGAAAACGTGGGTGTTCTTACTCACCATTTTGCGAAACTTCGCAGCCGGCCATGGTTTACCAATGCGGAAGAAATTGCAAAACGCATGGTGGAAAGACTTCCCAAGCCGATTCAACGCGCGGCGGCAGGATTACGACACGGTGTTACGCACTATTTCGCTCCCGAGGATGCGGGTGCGATTTTCGAGGAACTCGGCTTTCATTATTTCGGACCCATAGATGGTCATAACTTGGATGTGATGTTGGACGTGTTTGCGAATTTGAGGGAATTGAAAGGTCCTATTTTCGCGCATTGCATCACCGTGAAAGGAAAAGGATACGAAGTTGCAGAACAAGATGCTCGCAAATGGCATGGTGTTATTCCTTTCGACCCGGATGCTTGTGAAATGCCGAAGAGTTCGGGACCTCCCACCTATACGCAAGTTTTCGGAGACACCATTTTGGAACTTGCAAAAAAGGACCCGACCATCGTCGCTATCACCGCAGCGATGCCGGATGGCACTGGACTCGCAAAATTCGCAAAGGAACTTCCGAATCAATTTTATGATGTAGGGATTGCAGAGCAACATGCAGTAACTTTCGCTGCCGGTTTGGCTGCGGGGGGGCTCAAGCCTGCTTGCGCGATTTATTCCACTTTTCTCCAGCGCGCTTTCGACCAAGTTTTGCACGATGTGGCGATTCAGAATTTGCCTGTACGTTTGTTCCTCGATCGTGCTGGCTTAGTCGGGGCGGATGGTGCGACTCACCACGGAGCGTTCGACATCAGTTATCTTTCGCTCATTCCGAATTTGGTTATTCTCGCACCGAGAGACACGAACGAACTCGATGAGATGATTCGATTTGCAATGAACTACGGAAAAGGACCTATTGCCGTGAGATATCCGAGAGGTTCTTCGGATTCGATTCTTCCGGAGAGCAGAACTCCTATCGAATTCGGTGTCGCTGAGACGTTGCGCAGGGGTTCGGATGTCGGTCTCATCGGAATCGGAACGACGGTCGCAATGTGTTATCGAGCCGCTTGCGCACTCGCAGAAGAAAACATCGAAGCGGAAGTGTTGAATGCACGTTTTGCCAAGCCACTCGACGAAAACGCAATTCTCTCGCTTGCTAAAAAAACGAAAAGGTTGGTCGTTGCGGAAGAAAACGTGGCTACGGGGGGGTTCGGAGAAGCAGTCGTTCGCCTTTTACAATTGCATCATCTTGCGGATATTCCTGTAATTGTGATGGCTCTTCCCGATAGATTTGTCGAACACGGTTCACAAAAAGAGTTAGCGGAAGAGGTGGGTTTGACGGTGGAGAATGCCGTTCGAAACGCGAAAGGGTTGTTGGATTATTCGAAAAAGAAAATTTCTTCGAATGTGATTCGATTTACTTAAACACTCGCTATCGCTCCTACGAACCGATGCCGAATAGCAATCGCGCCGTCTGTGCCACGATGAAACAGACGAGGAAAGCAAGCGCAAGCGGCAATAAAGTGGCGATGGCAGTCCATTTTATACTTTTTGTTTCTTTATAAATCGTGAGGATTGTCGTAGAGCAAGGGTTATGCAAAAGGGAAAAAAGCATCAGCGAAATCGCAGTTACGATTGTCCAACCTTGGTCAACGACTAATAGGTGACGCAACTGTTCCATGTTTTCCACTTCTACCATCCTATCCATATTCATGTATCCCATCAAAATCGTAGGAACGACGATTTCATTAGCAGGAATCGCGATGATATAGGCTAACAAAATGATTCCATCCAAACCGATTGCTTTCCCGAGTGGGTCTAATGCACCGGCGATGTGAGCCATCAAACTTTGATCACCGGCGTAAACATTCCCTAAAATCCAAGCCAAGCCTCCGCATGGCGCAGCCATGATAATAGCTCGCCAAAGAACGAATATCGTTCTATCGATCATCGAAGTGTAAAGAATCTGAAGAATTCGAGGCTTTCTATAGGGCGGTAATTCCAAAGTGAAATTCGAAACATGCCCTTTCAATACACTGCGCGATAAAAACCAAGAAACCAAAAGAGTAACGGCTATCCCGAAAAGCGTGAGTGCGACTAAGGAAGACGCTGCAGCGATAGATGCGATTCCGGCAGGAAATGCAGCTGCAACGAAAATCGTAGCCAACATAATCAACGTGGGCCATCTCCCGTTGCATGGCATAAAGTTGTTCGTGATGATGGCAATGAGTCTTTCTCGCGGAGAATCAATGATGCGTGTGGAAATCACTCCTGCTGCATTACAACCGAAACCCATCGCCATAGAAAGAGCCTGTTTGCCATGAGCCCCTGCGCGTTTGAAAACTCGATCCACATTGAAAGCCACTCGCGGTAAATAACCTAAATCCTCCAAAAGGGTGAAAATCGGGAAGAAAATCGCCATGGGGGGGAGCATGACCGAAATGACCCATGCGAGACCGCGATAAACACCGTGCACGAAAAATCCGGTGAACCAAGTTGGAGAACCAATACTCGTAAACAGAAATTCGAGTTGATCTTCGAGCCAAAATAACCCTGTTGCAATCATCTGAGAAGGGTAATTCGCACCTTTTATCGTTACCCAAAACACCCCCATCAAAAGTAATAGCATTACGGGAAAGCCCCATATTTTGCTCGTCAGGATTCGGTCTATTTTCTCGTCCCAGTTCGTCGCAATTTTTCGCGTTCGCTTAACTGCACGCGATGCAATGAGAGAGGCTTCGGAATAAATTTCCGTGACACTCGCATCACGAACTTTGTCCCCCCATTGTTCGCGCATTTCTTTAGCGCGCTCCAACAAACTCGCGAGTTTTGGATTGTTCTGAGCGAAAGTAGGAGCGCTCATGAGCGAGCCTCCTTCGTAAGTGATTTCGTTAACAATGCGAGTCGTCCGTTCGCCAATTCTTCATCTAATTTCGCGTCACTATCCAAAAGCCTCAACGCAATCCATTCCGGATTCGAAATTCCTGGAAGAGCCTCTCGTACGAATGGCAAAAGTTGTTCGACTGCCGATTTCAGTTCCTCGCTGATTTTGGGGGGGCGAGGCTTCGTTATTATTTCTTTCGAAGCGATTTTGTAAACGGCGTCTGCTAATTCTTCCAAGCCTTTTTTACGAGTCGCAATGCAAGGGACTACAGGGATGCTCAAATCTTTCGAGAGTTGTTGATGATTCACTTCGATTCCCTTACGCTCTGCCTCGTCTACTAAATTCAATGCAATTACTACCTTTCCCGTAATTTCTAAAATCTGCAAAGTCAGGTTGAGATTTCTTTCGATGTTCGTAGCATCCATGACCACGATGGTAGCGTCCGGTGCTCCGTACAACAGAAAGTCTCGAACAATCGCTTCGTGTTCCGTGGGTGCATAAAGGGAGTAGGTCCCCGGCAAATCCACTAATTTGAACTTCTTTTCTTTGAAACGAAATGAACCTTCCGCGCGCGTAACTGTCTTTCCGGGCCAGTTGCCGGTGTGCTGCCTTAAACCAGTTAGCGCGTTGAAAAGAGTGCTTTTGCCGGTGTTCGGATTTCCCGCCAAGCCGACGAGAAAATCGAAACCGTTCAGCTTCAAGCCGAATTCTTCAATTCTCTTCGTCATCTTTTCTTCCTATCCCAGAACCTATTCGCTTAACGAAAATCTTCGAAGCATCTTCCTCCCGAAGCGCGACCTGCGAACCCTTTATCCGATAAGCAGTGGGGTCGCCCCACGGGCTCAGCATGACTACTTCTACTTCAGCGCCCGGAATAAAGCCGAGGTCTAAGAGTCTCCTTCTTGCTGCGCCATCGACACGTACCTCGAGAATCACGGCACGCTCCCCTGACGATAACTGCGATAAGATTGTCTCGCTATGTATCGCTGGCATTTCGAACCTCCTTGGTAGGTTTCGGGGGAATCGGCTTGCCATGAGGGCAGGTGGTGGGGTGCCCTAAAAGTTCGGCGATACGGTCCTCGAATTCTTCCGTGATGTGGTGCTCGAGAATCTCCGCCTGAGCATGAACTTCGTCAGGAGTGAAGCCCAAATGCTCGGTCAAATACCGTTCGAGGAGCCGATGATGTCGGATCATTTCGAGTGCTAACTCCTCACCGGCAGGGGTTAGGCGAGCACCGTAGTAGGGGGTGTGCTCGACCCAGCCTTTTGCCTTGAGAAACCTGAGCATCTTGCTCACAGCCGCCTGTGTGTTTCCCAAGACCTCTGCCAGATGCTTGGTGT from Fimbriimonadales bacterium includes the following:
- a CDS encoding glycosyltransferase family 4 protein; the encoded protein is MRIAIFSDSFSPIINGVSVSIEGLIEELRKIGHSVHVFTSSYPNYTEKDPNVIRFRSIVTRYAKSYPLAIPPFSPFKKEFLHFRFDIVHTHTPFTVGLIGKSWAKQSQIPLVSTYHTLYEEYAHYVPFVPKRVVKFVIARITNSYYNQCAHIIVPSEIAKENLLKHKVIKPISIIPTGNPAPRKIPREEARTEIGAKGDAKLLLYVGRLAPEKNLILLFRALKRILAERKDVQLWLVGDGPDMENCKRTVRQIGIGDYVVFTGAVPRSKVDNYYAAADVFVFPSTTETQGLVIGEALSYALPVVAVKGGGASVMLENGETGFAVDNESHEFANSVLMLLSNPALWGRISTNARKSSRRWTFRDMAESVLEVYENVLSTRERISPPFPKEDSWSTIHAHTDTREN
- a CDS encoding helix-turn-helix domain-containing protein, producing the protein MPKKFDDPIEYIENAFLDITKEEDQKTFFTQLEENLPEDITTLPKILREPTEEQTPKKENLFQKEEQRHSETIAVQLEPAPSIAEKITEKISPPPAPQKKPSAEKKGQMQAPRPRKRRTPVESVPISSDLEKIIQQAPKNLKFLSQLFDDNITQKYYSTRFKESREELIRNLIDPELTLEETARLLGVCPATVRRYTNRNWLKHHRTAGNQRRFRLSGIVEFVEKHGRHPE
- the queA gene encoding tRNA preQ1(34) S-adenosylmethionine ribosyltransferase-isomerase QueA; protein product: MRISEFDYTLPREAIAQSPLEPRDNAKMLVVHPNTGVIEHRLFYELPNYLEEGDLLILNDTRVTALRLYGRKTTGGKVEVLLLRETGDGLFESIVRPAKRLQLGTCIEFSNGIRATVHSILDDGMRVLQFSPPVSYEELKSFGKVPLPPYVFFDLEDSERYQTIYSRKPGSAAAPTAGLHFTPRVLEALEEKGVQQATITLDIGIDTFRPVRTDDVCDHKMHGERYEIPEETSRKIENCRGRIFAVGTTSVRAVESAAIKKRKIKSGEGVTELMITPGYSFKIVDGLITNFHMPRTTMLLLVAAFCGKELLMKAYHEALRLEYRFLSFGDSMLILPKNNI
- a CDS encoding HAD-IA family hydrolase, producing the protein MAEKRIKLITFDAAGTLIESRWEPAELILRAAEEHGILLDKEIAKRNFEKIHSLKRAEHEEVELRKDPAEIRAFWQGEIAEWLVSIGQDPTLSRELYEWLTRNIFSTDGMVFRLYSDVVPTLRQLRKSNFKLGVLSNWDSSLHKIIDNLELRKYFDFVIPSLEIGIEKPNEGIFREALHRANVAPSEALHIGDSFEDDYLGAKDAGWNARLIIRNGERPHFLVEDKPLQSLLEVTQVVGICV
- a CDS encoding DUF2905 domain-containing protein, giving the protein MDELAVFAKFMIFIGLSLAGFGLLLWLASKGSGFRIGRLPGDILIQKDGFTFYFPIVTMILLSIVLTLVLWFIAWLRRG
- the mtnA gene encoding S-methyl-5-thioribose-1-phosphate isomerase, giving the protein MELQPVRWEGNSLFVLDQRFLPEEEVWLECKTWKDVAEAIRNMAVRGAPLIGIAAAYGLALAQRQGENVKFAYEELSKTRPTGVNLAFALERTINSSDFLEEAQKIHREERERNEKIGKHGVTLLKNRGNIMTLCNTGSLATAGIGTALGVIRTAFRMGMLNEAIVLETRPRLQGAKLTAWELQKDEIPFRIITDGAAAYYMKTKSAELIVTGADCIAANGDTANKIGTYALAIQASYHNIPFVVAAPSSTIDSRKHSGDEIPIEERGVEEVMNILHSSKIKGNVWNPAFDVTPAHLISHIVTENGIYSHPYDFRHVYSTQGV
- a CDS encoding lysophospholipid acyltransferase family protein — its product is MSLGEWWSRNQPRLYGVLIHWLARIIGLTMRIRVIGEEKLKEYAGGKIIAGWHGRTFLAAIYFRNRGYYTLISHSRDGEMQYGIFRRFGFKTVRGSTGRGGARAAVECAKLLRENNTFVWTPDGPRGPSQRVQRGILWLAQKGNALIFPAASSARPRKILSSWDSYMIPYPFSKGIIIIGNPISVSDHLGEEGLSELAEKLESELNDLQKQAETALGYS
- a CDS encoding 3-deoxy-D-manno-octulosonic acid transferase, with the protein product MIRIFYNILMIVLSPVWLVWMVYRTRKRQQQPNWSERWGNYSISPDDTRKRIWLHAVSVGEVMAAKPILKELRALLPDVRIVVTCTTSTGYGVARSLLGMEADYLFYFPLDLPSACKRAMASVSPSVVVIMETELWLNFVWAAKKFLAKVCIANGRMSEKSFRKASRISFYYRSVFSYIDACFVQTEGDAERFSKLGGKNIRVLGNSKYDEASRIETKRDWRKEIHLSPSERWIVVGSVRGEYEEDFVLEALRGIEARILFAPRHIERAEEILNKAQKMGFRTGRRSRGENEAQFLVLDTFGELASTYWQADLAIIGGGFDKLGGQNIIQPMAAGCPVVCGPHMDNFREAFEEGMEAGALKVAHTSRELREIVETLLDDAKLREDMGSQGKALVERHRNAAKRYALAIAELVSVYHKEIEPNYPTVGASKDAG
- the dxs gene encoding 1-deoxy-D-xylulose-5-phosphate synthase, which translates into the protein MLETITKPLDLHKLTRQQLHEICTEIRRALVENVCRTGGHFASNLGTVELTVALYATFRLPPDIVCWDTGHQAYPHKMLTGRLSKFGTLRQYGGLSGFLRMSESEYDHWGAGHACTALSAALGYAVARDKKGTDEKVVAIVGDAALTGGMSWEALNNAALLETDICVVLNDNKMSIAENVGVLTHHFAKLRSRPWFTNAEEIAKRMVERLPKPIQRAAAGLRHGVTHYFAPEDAGAIFEELGFHYFGPIDGHNLDVMLDVFANLRELKGPIFAHCITVKGKGYEVAEQDARKWHGVIPFDPDACEMPKSSGPPTYTQVFGDTILELAKKDPTIVAITAAMPDGTGLAKFAKELPNQFYDVGIAEQHAVTFAAGLAAGGLKPACAIYSTFLQRAFDQVLHDVAIQNLPVRLFLDRAGLVGADGATHHGAFDISYLSLIPNLVILAPRDTNELDEMIRFAMNYGKGPIAVRYPRGSSDSILPESRTPIEFGVAETLRRGSDVGLIGIGTTVAMCYRAACALAEENIEAEVLNARFAKPLDENAILSLAKKTKRLVVAEENVATGGFGEAVVRLLQLHHLADIPVIVMALPDRFVEHGSQKELAEEVGLTVENAVRNAKGLLDYSKKKISSNVIRFT